The Primulina eburnea isolate SZY01 chromosome 8, ASM2296580v1, whole genome shotgun sequence genome contains a region encoding:
- the LOC140838248 gene encoding probable prolyl 4-hydroxylase 9, whose amino-acid sequence MKIKGSKFGGGSRTKLGLPWIFLMCLSCFLAGFSGSYLFSHQEMPRPPQRSMEEEKMEFEPLPRGESGEESVETIPFQILSWNPRAVYFPNFATAEQCQSIIQMAKVHLTPSSLALREGETAESTQGIRTSSGTFMSSSDDKTGILDQIETKIAKATMIPKNHGEAFNVLRYEIGQRYHSHYDAFNPEEYGPQKSQRLSSFLLYLSDVQEGGETMFPFENGQNMASNYNFRQCVGLKVKPRRGDGLLFYSLLPNGTIDLTSLHGSCPVIKGEKWVATKWIRNQERDEGY is encoded by the exons ATGAAGATCAAAGGAAGCAAATTTGGAGGAGGAAGTCGGACGAAATTAGGGTTGCCGTGGATTTTCCTCATGTGCCTCTCCTGCTTCCTCGCCGGTTTTTCTGGTTCATATCTTTTTTCTCACCAG GAGATGCCGAGGCCCCCGCAGCGGAGCATGGAGGAAGAGAAGATGGAATTTGAGCCTCTGCCACGTGGAGAATCCGGAGAAGAGTCCGTTGAGACGATCCCCTTTCAG ATTCTGAGTTGGAATCCTCGTGCAGTATACTTCCCAAATTTTGCGACTGCAGAACAATGTCAaagcataatccaaatggcaaaGGTGCATCTCACACCATCATCCTTAGCTCTACGTGAAGGAGAAACAGCAGAAAGTACCCAAGGAATTAGGACAAG TTCTGGCACGTTCATGAGCTCATCTGATGACAAAACTGGAATCCTGGATCAGATTGAGACAAAAATTGCTAAAGCTACGATGATCCCTAAGAATCATGGAGAG GCTTTTAATGTCTTACGATATGAGATTGGACAGAGATACCATTCACACTATGATGCTTTCAATCCAGAGGAATATGGTCCACAGAAGAGCCAAAGG CTTTCTTCTTTCTTGTTGTATCTATCTGACGTTCAAGAAGGGGGAGAAACCATGTTTCCTTTCGAG AATGGACAAAACATGGCTTCCAATTACAATTTTCGCCAATGTGTTGGTCTGAAAGTTAAACCCCGAAGGGGCGATGGACTTTTATTCTACTCACTGTTACCTAATGGCACAATTGATCTA ACATCCCTCCATGGGAGCTGCCCAGTAATCAAAGGTGAAAAATGGGTGGCCACCAAGTGGATCAGGAACCAAGAACGTGACGAAGGATATTAA
- the LOC140837649 gene encoding uncharacterized protein encodes MHRETVYLLAFICVAMATAGAQSPASAPVSTPVTPAASPVVTPTPPVVAPVVAPVSTPPTSVPVGSPPILTPVSSPPAVVPVTSPPTPSPVSSPPVPVPEASTPPAQAPAPTPPAKAPAPSKKKGKNAPAPAPKLLGPPAPPPGSTLTTDSISPSPTAANDLSKAEKLVITQKLLGSLAIGGGALFGLIFFF; translated from the exons ATGCACCGGGAAACGGTATATCTGCTCGCTTTCATATGCGTAGCAATGGCTACCGCCGGTGCTCAGTCTCCTGCTTCTGCCCCAGTCTCGACCCCCGTTACTCCCGCTGCTTCACCTGTTGTTACACCCACTCCTCCGGTCGTTGCTCCCGTCGTTGCTCCCGTTTCAACTCCCCCGACTTCAGTTCCGGTGGGTTCCCCACCGATTCTGACGCCGGTAAGCTCGCCTCCAGCTGTAGTTCCTGTCACCTCCCCGCCCACTCCCTCGCCAGTTTCGTCCCCACCAGTTCCTGTGCCAGAGGCCAGCACTCCTCCCGCACAAGCTCCAGCTCCCACACCCCCGGCTAAGGCTCCAGCTCCTAgcaaaaagaaaggaaaaaatgCGCCTGCTCCTGCGCCAAAGCTGCTCGGCCCGCCAGCGCCACCCCCGGGATCTACCCTAACAACTGATTCCATTTCTCCTAGTCCAACAGCTGCTAACGATCTG AGTAAGGCAGAGAAATTGGTGATCACGCAGAAGCTGCTTGGAAGTTTGGCAATTGGTGGAGGGGCCTTGTTCGGTTTAATCTTCTTCTTCTAG
- the LOC140837650 gene encoding uncharacterized protein, which translates to METSTEKVVHLRQEEEDEEEALSLCDLPMIHDSRKTRDEEKSASNIHLRGIEIQEDFDFCSLSKESEMCAADEVFFQGQIMPLRHSVSSEKGLLQYCGSGSISRSVSRSESMEYYSSRSSSISSSHQSSSSGISSAATHPKPHHKQRPKPPQNQFHSHPSPSPRLNSSNRDGILNSNNRNCTKKTSSALWNIFPLGLVTSPPEIALQVLKTRCPTNNSTNCKNFGSRNSTGSNTSSLSNSSKISQDKKKKPRGFLSGCMCTNDAADTVSSKVAESKDAPARARFKLLRLKLRMRTSR; encoded by the coding sequence ATGGAGACTTCTACGGAGAAAGTTGTTCATTTGCGGCAAGAAGAAGAAGACGAGGAAGAAGCACTGTCTCTGTGTGATCTCCCGATGATTCATGATTCAAGAAAGACGAGAGACGAGGAAAAAAGCGCGAGTAATATTCATCTAAGAGGAATTGAAATTCAAGAAGATTTCGATTTCTGCTCTCTGTCGAAAGAATCAGAAATGTGCGCCGCCGATGAAGTGTTTTTCCAGGGCCAAATTATGCCATTACGCCATTCGGTAAGCTCGGAGAAAGGATTGTTACAGTACTGCGGAAGCGGTTCTATTTCCCGGTCAGTTTCCAGGTCCGAATCCATGGAATACTATTCCAGCAGGAGCAGCAGTATCAGCAGCAGTCACCAGTCATCCAGCAGCGGCATCTCCTCCGCCGCCACTCACCCGAAGCCCCACCATAAGCAGCGGCCGAAGCCCCCGCAAAACCAATTCCATTCCCACCCGAGCCCATCTCCcagattaaactcttcaaacaGAGACGGAATCTTGAATTCAAACAACCGGAACTGCACCAAGAAAACATCATCGGCCCTATGGAACATTTTCCCACTGGGCTTGGTCACATCTCCGCCCGAAATCGCATTGCAAGTTCTCAAAACACGATGTCCAACCAACAACAGCACGAATTGCAAGAATTTCGGGAGCCGTAACAGCACGGGAAGCAACACCAGTTCGCTAAGCAACAGCAGCAAAATCAGCCAAGACAAAAAGAAGAAACCCAGAGGCTTTCTCAGTGGATGCATGTGTACAAATGATGCGGCTGATACAGTTAGTTCTAAAGTCGCAGAATCAAAAGATGCTCCAGCGAGAGCGAGATTCAAGCTCCTAAGATTGAAGTTGAGAATGAGAACGAGCCGATGA